The Ignavibacteriales bacterium genome includes a region encoding these proteins:
- a CDS encoding phosphate acyltransferase gives MRFFIHKAQTEPKRIVFPEGEEEKILRAAQQILDEGVAKPILLGSRTLIKQRIADLGLDLTGAEIINPGKSPRFDEYVTAFYATRQRKGLTRVDAENQIKTHNVFGMMMVEMDDADGLISGLTQHYPETVRPALQIIGKKEGSRIIAGLYMMVFKNRTIFIADATVNIEPSAEDLAEIALLAAEKVQQMDMEPRVAMLSFSNFGGTKHPLTEKVRIATEIVKRRAPNLIVDGEMQADTAVSPEIISEVYPFTSLKGGANVLICPDLTSANIAYKLLAHLGGAVAIGPMLVGMRKPVYLLIPGSDVSDIVNITAMAVFESQQQGKLGQKGSELLGRIKASMQGAETK, from the coding sequence ATGCGCTTCTTTATTCACAAAGCCCAAACAGAGCCGAAGCGCATCGTGTTCCCCGAGGGCGAGGAGGAAAAAATCCTCCGGGCTGCGCAGCAGATTCTGGATGAAGGTGTCGCGAAACCGATTCTTCTTGGAAGTCGAACCTTGATCAAGCAGCGTATTGCGGACCTCGGACTCGACCTCACGGGAGCGGAAATTATCAATCCCGGAAAGTCACCCCGGTTTGACGAGTATGTCACCGCGTTCTACGCTACCCGTCAACGGAAGGGCCTGACCCGCGTCGATGCCGAGAACCAGATCAAGACGCACAACGTCTTTGGCATGATGATGGTCGAGATGGATGACGCCGATGGACTTATCTCAGGCTTGACGCAGCATTATCCGGAGACCGTCCGGCCTGCGCTGCAAATCATCGGAAAGAAGGAGGGCTCGAGGATCATCGCCGGTCTCTATATGATGGTCTTCAAGAACCGGACCATTTTTATCGCGGATGCAACGGTGAACATCGAACCTTCTGCCGAGGATCTGGCAGAGATCGCATTGCTTGCCGCAGAGAAAGTGCAGCAAATGGACATGGAGCCGCGGGTTGCAATGCTCTCGTTCAGCAACTTCGGAGGCACGAAGCATCCGCTGACCGAGAAGGTTCGGATCGCGACGGAAATCGTGAAACGCCGCGCGCCCAATCTCATCGTCGATGGCGAGATGCAAGCTGACACGGCGGTATCCCCGGAGATCATTTCCGAGGTGTATCCGTTTACATCGCTCAAAGGCGGCGCAAATGTTCTGATTTGCCCCGACCTCACATCGGCTAATATCGCCTACAAACTCCTTGCTCACCTCGGTGGTGCAGTGGCAATCGGACCTATGCTTGTGGGTATGCGGAAACCCGTCTACCTCCTGATCCCCGGCTCCGATGTCTCCGATATCGTCAATATCACGGCGATGGCAGTGTTTGAGTCGCAGCAACAGGGCAAGTTGGGACAGAAAGGGTCCGAGCTCCTGGGTCGCATCAAAGCCTCGATGCAGGGGGCTGAAACAAAATAG
- a CDS encoding dihydroorotate dehydrogenase-like protein translates to MDLKTTYLGLKLKNPLVPSASPLSRSLDGMKRLEDAGASAIVMYSLFEEQIEHDAAELEHYLAYGSRAHAEALDYFPRPEEYNIGPEQYVELLHSAKESLGIPIIGSLNGISTGGWIDYAKKLEQAGADAIELNIYYIPTDPALTSQEVEERYINVLHAVKRAVRIPVAVKLSPYFSSLANVAARLDRAGANGLVLFNRFYQPDFDLEALEVTPNVTLSTSDALRVPLRWVAILHGVVKTSLAGTGGIHTAEDVIKMVMAGADVAMMCSALLKHGPKHITMVLEDLNKWMVEHEYLSIEQMKGSMSQASVADPAAFERANYMKALNRYK, encoded by the coding sequence ATGGATCTGAAAACTACGTATCTCGGCCTGAAACTCAAGAATCCACTCGTTCCATCTGCGAGCCCGCTTTCCCGCAGTCTCGATGGTATGAAACGTCTTGAAGATGCAGGCGCATCGGCAATCGTCATGTATTCGTTGTTTGAGGAACAGATCGAACACGATGCTGCTGAACTGGAGCACTACCTTGCCTATGGCTCGCGCGCCCACGCCGAAGCACTTGACTACTTTCCGAGGCCTGAAGAATACAATATCGGGCCCGAACAGTATGTCGAGTTGCTCCACAGCGCCAAGGAATCGCTCGGCATCCCCATAATCGGAAGCCTGAATGGCATTTCCACCGGGGGCTGGATTGACTATGCGAAAAAGCTCGAGCAGGCGGGTGCCGATGCAATCGAATTGAATATCTACTATATTCCCACGGATCCGGCGTTGACAAGCCAGGAAGTCGAGGAACGCTACATCAACGTACTGCACGCTGTGAAGCGGGCAGTGAGAATTCCCGTTGCGGTGAAATTGAGCCCGTACTTCAGTTCACTGGCCAACGTCGCTGCCCGGCTGGACCGGGCAGGCGCCAACGGCCTGGTTCTGTTCAATCGTTTCTATCAGCCTGATTTTGACCTTGAAGCACTGGAAGTGACTCCGAATGTTACTCTCAGCACTTCGGATGCGCTGCGAGTTCCCTTGCGATGGGTGGCCATCCTGCACGGGGTGGTGAAGACCAGCCTGGCTGGCACCGGAGGTATTCATACGGCGGAAGATGTGATCAAGATGGTGATGGCCGGCGCAGACGTGGCGATGATGTGCTCAGCGCTCCTGAAGCATGGGCCAAAGCACATCACGATGGTCCTCGAAGATCTCAATAAGTGGATGGTCGAGCATGAGTACCTTTCCATCGAGCAGATGAAGGGGAGCATGAGCCAGGCGTCGGTTGCAGACCCGGCCGCGTTCGAGCGAGCCAACTATATGAAGGCGTTGAATCGGTACAAGTAG
- the nifJ gene encoding pyruvate:ferredoxin (flavodoxin) oxidoreductase: MSAQDAVPTIKRKMVTIDGNEAAAYSAHKCSEVIAIYPITPSSTMGEWADEWSAQGKKNIWGTIPLVAEMQSEGGAAGAVHGALQTGALSTTFTASQGLLLMIPNMFKIAGELTSTVFHVSARTVATHALSIFGDHGDVMAVRSTGWGMLASNSVQEIHDFALIAQAASLESRVPFVHFFDGFRSSAEVMKMEQLADEDYRQMIDDELVFKHRQRALNPEKPVLRGTAQNPDVFFQAREACNPYYVACPDIVQKAMDKFAKIAGRQYKLYQYYGAPDADRVVVVMGSGAETAHETVDYLMSKGEKVGLLKVHLFRPFAPEYFVNALPATVKHITVLDRTKEPGAPGDPLYMDVITSLSETLAAGKAPFKSFPKVTGGRFGLSSKEFTPTMVKAVYDEMKKDQPKNHFTVGINDDVTMSSLVYDPTFGIEPNDVVRAIFFGLGADGTVGANKNSIKIIGEDTENYAQGYFVYDSKKSGSTTTSHLRFGPRPIHSCYLITEANFVACHQWFFLEKFDVLQNAVKGGTFLLNSIFGPDEVWAKLPRHIQEGIIKKQLKFFVIDGYKVASQTGMGGRVNTIMQTCFFAISGVLPKDAAITAIKSSIYKTYGKKGESVVQKNYAAVDATLANLFEVKVPDKATSTLEMPPVVSAAAPDFVRHVTAMIIAGKGDALSVSQMPQDGTFPVGTAQWEKRNIALEIPVWEPEICIQCNKCVMVCPHATIRVKVFDPAELKNAPPTFKSMEFKSTEYKGMKYSLQVAPEDCTGCSLCVEVCPAKSKSQVKVKAINMKPQPEIREQERVNYDFFLDLPEVDRRTVKTDTVKGSQLLQPLFEYSGACSGCGETPYVKLVSQLFGDRTIVANATGCSSIYGANLPTTPWTTNKDGRGPAWSNSLFEDNAEFGLGMRLTIDKLTEMAWELVAKFANEIGTDLASALLSANQSDEAGIYEQRERVKALKEKLLVSKTPGAKNLLHIADNLVKRSVWIMGGDGWAYDIGYGGLDHVLASGRNVNILVLDTEVYSNTGGQMSKATFRSAIAKFAAAGKPTQKKDLALMALTYGNVYVAKVAMGANDAQTVRAFLEAEAYDGPSLIIAYSHCIAHGIDMAKGMTNQKLAVETGYFPLFRYNPMWTKEGKNPMRMDSKAPKGPLTDFTSLETRFNMLEKIYPERAKELMGLAAEDVKSRWAMYEQLAGGDGEKAKQEPAPKA; the protein is encoded by the coding sequence ATGTCAGCTCAAGATGCTGTTCCGACCATAAAGCGTAAGATGGTAACCATTGATGGCAATGAAGCCGCGGCGTATTCAGCTCACAAGTGCAGCGAAGTAATTGCCATTTATCCTATCACTCCCTCCTCGACGATGGGTGAATGGGCAGACGAATGGTCTGCTCAGGGTAAGAAAAACATCTGGGGGACGATCCCATTGGTTGCAGAGATGCAAAGTGAAGGCGGAGCAGCAGGCGCCGTTCACGGAGCACTGCAGACGGGCGCTCTCTCGACGACTTTTACGGCATCGCAAGGCCTCCTCCTGATGATCCCGAATATGTTCAAGATCGCAGGCGAGCTCACCTCCACCGTGTTTCATGTTTCCGCACGAACCGTCGCCACGCACGCACTGTCGATTTTCGGCGACCATGGGGACGTGATGGCGGTCCGTTCGACGGGCTGGGGAATGCTTGCCTCGAACTCGGTGCAGGAGATCCATGACTTCGCTCTCATCGCACAGGCCGCGTCGCTCGAATCGCGCGTCCCGTTCGTACATTTCTTCGATGGATTCCGCTCGTCGGCAGAAGTTATGAAGATGGAACAGCTGGCTGACGAAGACTATCGCCAGATGATCGACGATGAACTCGTGTTCAAGCACAGGCAACGCGCTCTGAACCCGGAGAAACCTGTCTTGCGCGGGACCGCGCAGAACCCGGACGTCTTCTTCCAGGCACGTGAAGCCTGCAACCCGTACTATGTCGCCTGCCCTGATATCGTTCAGAAGGCGATGGACAAGTTTGCGAAGATCGCAGGGCGTCAGTACAAATTGTATCAGTACTATGGAGCCCCGGATGCCGACAGGGTTGTTGTCGTGATGGGTTCCGGCGCAGAAACCGCGCACGAGACCGTCGATTACCTGATGAGCAAGGGAGAGAAAGTCGGACTCCTGAAAGTCCATCTCTTCAGGCCGTTCGCACCAGAGTACTTCGTGAACGCGTTGCCCGCCACTGTCAAACACATCACGGTACTGGACAGGACGAAAGAGCCGGGTGCGCCCGGAGATCCGCTCTATATGGATGTCATAACATCCCTGAGCGAAACGCTGGCGGCCGGAAAGGCCCCGTTCAAATCCTTCCCGAAGGTCACCGGCGGACGATTCGGTCTCTCTTCAAAGGAGTTTACGCCGACGATGGTGAAGGCAGTCTATGATGAAATGAAAAAAGACCAGCCGAAGAATCACTTCACAGTCGGTATCAATGACGATGTTACCATGTCGAGCCTGGTATACGACCCGACGTTCGGGATTGAGCCGAATGATGTCGTGCGTGCGATTTTCTTCGGTCTCGGAGCGGATGGAACAGTAGGCGCCAACAAGAACTCCATCAAGATTATTGGCGAGGACACGGAGAACTACGCGCAGGGTTACTTCGTCTACGATTCGAAGAAATCAGGCTCAACCACAACTTCGCACCTGAGGTTCGGACCCCGTCCGATTCACTCCTGCTATCTGATCACCGAGGCAAATTTTGTCGCATGCCACCAGTGGTTCTTCCTCGAGAAGTTCGACGTGCTGCAGAATGCCGTCAAGGGGGGGACGTTCCTTCTGAACAGCATCTTCGGTCCGGATGAAGTATGGGCCAAGCTTCCGCGTCACATCCAGGAAGGAATCATCAAGAAGCAGCTGAAATTCTTCGTGATCGACGGCTACAAGGTCGCCAGCCAGACGGGCATGGGTGGTCGTGTGAATACGATCATGCAGACATGCTTCTTCGCTATCTCCGGCGTGCTGCCAAAGGATGCTGCTATTACCGCTATCAAGAGCTCGATCTACAAGACGTATGGAAAGAAGGGCGAGTCAGTCGTGCAGAAGAACTACGCTGCAGTCGATGCTACGCTGGCAAACCTGTTCGAAGTAAAAGTGCCAGACAAGGCGACGAGCACGCTCGAGATGCCGCCTGTCGTGTCGGCCGCCGCGCCGGACTTCGTCAGGCACGTTACTGCGATGATCATCGCCGGCAAGGGTGACGCACTCTCTGTCAGCCAGATGCCCCAGGATGGGACGTTTCCGGTTGGCACTGCTCAATGGGAGAAACGCAATATTGCTCTCGAAATCCCTGTGTGGGAACCGGAGATCTGCATCCAGTGTAACAAGTGCGTCATGGTATGCCCGCATGCGACAATCCGTGTGAAGGTGTTCGACCCTGCAGAGCTGAAGAACGCTCCTCCGACGTTCAAGTCGATGGAGTTCAAGAGCACGGAATACAAGGGAATGAAATACTCCCTCCAGGTGGCTCCCGAGGATTGCACGGGCTGCTCGCTCTGCGTTGAGGTATGCCCCGCAAAGAGCAAATCGCAGGTGAAGGTGAAGGCGATTAACATGAAGCCGCAGCCTGAGATTCGCGAACAGGAACGCGTCAACTACGACTTCTTCCTGGATCTGCCGGAAGTTGATCGCAGGACGGTGAAGACGGATACGGTGAAGGGCTCGCAGCTTCTGCAGCCTCTCTTCGAGTATTCAGGCGCTTGCTCCGGGTGCGGCGAAACGCCGTATGTGAAGCTTGTGAGCCAGTTGTTCGGAGACAGGACGATTGTTGCGAACGCGACGGGATGTTCGTCCATCTATGGCGCGAATCTACCGACGACACCATGGACGACCAACAAGGATGGCCGTGGACCGGCCTGGTCGAATTCGTTGTTTGAAGACAATGCGGAGTTCGGACTCGGCATGCGTCTGACGATCGACAAGCTCACTGAAATGGCCTGGGAATTGGTCGCGAAGTTTGCCAACGAAATCGGAACAGATCTGGCGAGTGCTTTGCTGAGCGCAAACCAGTCCGACGAGGCAGGAATCTACGAACAGCGCGAACGCGTGAAAGCCTTGAAGGAGAAGCTCCTGGTCAGCAAGACGCCTGGAGCGAAGAACCTGCTCCATATCGCGGACAACCTTGTGAAACGAAGTGTGTGGATCATGGGTGGCGACGGATGGGCATACGATATAGGCTATGGTGGGTTGGATCATGTCCTTGCATCCGGACGCAATGTGAACATCCTGGTTCTCGACACTGAAGTCTATTCCAATACGGGCGGCCAGATGTCGAAAGCCACATTCCGTTCGGCCATTGCAAAGTTCGCTGCTGCGGGCAAACCGACACAGAAAAAAGACCTTGCGTTGATGGCGTTGACGTACGGAAATGTCTATGTGGCGAAGGTTGCCATGGGAGCCAATGATGCGCAGACAGTCCGCGCGTTCCTCGAAGCCGAGGCATATGATGGCCCCTCGCTTATCATCGCGTACAGCCATTGCATCGCCCATGGGATTGACATGGCAAAAGGCATGACAAACCAGAAGCTGGCAGTCGAAACAGGGTACTTCCCGCTCTTCCGGTACAATCCGATGTGGACGAAGGAAGGTAAGAACCCGATGAGGATGGATTCGAAGGCGCCGAAAGGACCGCTGACCGATTTCACTTCTCTCGAAACACGGTTCAACATGTTGGAGAAAATCTATCCCGAGCGTGCGAAGGAGTTGATGGGGCTTGCGGCCGAAGATGTCAAAAGCCGATGGGCGATGTACGAGCAGCTGGCCGGCGGAGATGGAGAGAAGGCAAAGCAAGAACCTGCGCCCAAAGCTTGA